In Rhizophagus irregularis chromosome 7, complete sequence, a single genomic region encodes these proteins:
- a CDS encoding uncharacterized protein (SECRETED:cutsite_TIS-IK; SECRETED:prob_0.5850); SECRETED:SignalP(1-26) → MMNSLKFIISLIFFVVIIIFPNKTISIKCFNHPDFFEFYKRNPINYEFIKKRSLKTKRTSFNNNNNNFQIEFTCGIDDKILCDKARKGFESAGQIITSTISFRNPVIVNASFYNFCKTDNQCSSSNDNNMVAGGANPTKTIALTDNDGIVRYYPQALVKQLPFERYPDFEPFDISAKFNSEVNYWFEGDKLPIKSDQTDFILIILHEFIHGLGFVSSWNDFFNFANPQGLTPVPSADNLNSGMSFNGFIENIFDKYLIFLPSGEYVSNVAAKINTIVNEKGKFYQTPENFITTFKSSSQYQQSEMMLKAATTSFSLGFLPNNTNNLSEAIILETTLNPFRTGSSLGHFDLKTYMNTSDFLMTYIQDPGMTLGDYMSISGNYTGGPIGPKLRQILGTMGYVIKDVYISPYTPSVSLNKFSTAATISSNIGFMIFIFTTIIIFNILI, encoded by the exons ATGatgaattcattaaaattcataatatctttgattttttttgtcgtaataataatttttcctaataaaactatttcaataaaatgttttaatcATCCAgattttttcgaattttataaaagaaatcctataaattatgaatttattaaaaaaagatcattaaaaacaaaaagaacgtcatttaataataataataataattttcaaatagaATTCACATGTGGAATTGATGATAAAATACTTTGTGATAAAGCTAGAAAAGGGTTTGAATCTGCTGGTCAGATAATTACTTCAACTATATCATTTAGGAACCCTGTAATAGTTAATgcatcattttataatttttgtaaaaccGATAATCAATGTTCTTCtagtaatgataataatatggtAGCTg GTGGAGCAAATCCAACAAAAACGATAGCATTAACAGATAATGATGGAATTGTAAGATATTACCCACAAGCTTTGGTTAAACAATTACCATTTGAACGTTATCCAGATTTTGAACCTTTTGATATCTcagcaaaatttaattctgaAGTAAATTATTGGTTTGAAGGAGATAAATTACCAATAAAATCTGATCAAACGgatttcatattaataattttacatgaatttattcatgGATTAGGATTTGTTTCTAGTtggaatgatttttttaattttgcaaaTCCACAAGGATTGACTCCAGTTCCAAGCGCCGATAATTTGAATTCGGGAATGTCATTTAACGGCttcattgaaaatatatttgataaatatttgatatttttacctTCAGGGGAATATGTATCAAATGTTGCCgctaaaattaatacaatagtaaatgaaaaaggaaaattttaccAAACTCCAGAGAATTTTATTACGACATTTAAATCTTCTTCTCAATATCAACAATCGGAAATGATGTTAAAAGCTGCTACAACATCTTTTTCTTTAGGATTTTTACCTAATAACACGAATAATTTAAGCGAAGCAATTATACTTGAGACCACATTAAATCCTTTTAGAACGGGATCAAGTCTCGGTCATTTTGATCTTAAAACTTATATGAATACCTCCGATTTTTTGATGACTTATATACAAGATCCAGGAATGACACTTGGTGATTATATGTCAATTAGTGGTAATTATACTGGTGGTCCAATTGGTCCAAAATTAAGACAAATTTTGGGGACAATGGG ATATGTTATAAAAGATGTTTATATAAGTCCATATACACCCAGTGTATCtctcaataaattttcaacGGCCGCAACAATAAGTAGTAATATTggttttatgatatttatttttacaacaatcataatttttaatattttaatataa